A DNA window from Vigna radiata var. radiata cultivar VC1973A unplaced genomic scaffold, Vradiata_ver6 scaffold_1241, whole genome shotgun sequence contains the following coding sequences:
- the LOC111241042 gene encoding uncharacterized protein LOC111241042, translating to MLTALSAKNKIEFVLGNLQPPAADKPEHAAWIRGNNMVVSWLVHSVSTNIRQSIIWMNNASEIWIDLKNRFSQGSLSRISGLQHDIATLHQGDLTISEYFTKLRILWDEIENFRSEPVCTCKPDCNCQVLTIXKQRKQEDQVMQFLRGLNDHFTNXTSHVLLLDPIPDIXXVFSLVAQQERQFSSGNLVAVAKIQDINNSNNVTAYTASTSSTTCNYCGKYGHNEAVCYRKNGFPNXDRSSRNIPNNRRHCTHCNKSGHTVEVCYKKHGYPPGHKLYNKSAQIHQTSIQEDNGNTKENNSDNTESIRLTSQQFQILANLFKNHNLNDSSTSAQVHHIGSVSANQAFSGHSDQREDFYS from the exons ATGTTGACGGCTCTTAGtgccaaaaacaaaattgagtTTGTTCTTGGAAATCTTCAACCACCTGCCGCCGATAAGCCCGAACACGCTGCCTGGATTCGAGGGAATAACATGGTTGTATCGTGGCTTGTCCATTCTGTTTCTACGAACATTCGTCAGAGTATAATATGGATGAACAACGCTTCAGAAATCTGGATTGATCTAAAGAACAGGTTCTCTCAAGGAAGCTTATCTCGCATTTCGGGCCTTCAACATGATATCGCTACCCTTCACCAAGGTGACCTCACCATTTCCGAATACTTTACAAAACTTCGCATTCTCTGGGACGAAATCGAAAATTTCCGATCAGAACCTGTTTGTACCTGTAAACCAGACTGTAATTGTCAAGTTTTGACAATCTTNAAACAAAGAAAACAGGAAGACCAAGTTATGCAGTTCTTGCGTGGGCTTAATGATCATTTCACCAATNTTACTTCTCATGTGCTCCTTTTGGATCCCATTCCGGACATCANCNAAGTTTTCTCCTTAGTGGCCCAGCAAGAAAGACAATTTTCTTCTGGAAATCTGGTTGCCGTGGCCAAGATTCAAGATATCAACAATTCTAATAATGTCACCGCTTACACCGCTTCAACCTCTTCCACCACTTGCAATTATTGTGGCAAATATGGGCACAACGAAGCTGTTTGTTACCGCAAAAATGGTTTTCCTAATTNAGACAGAAGCTCCAGAAATATTCCGAATAATAGAAGACACTGCACTCATTGCAATAAAAGTGGTCATACGGTGGAAGTCTGCTATAAAAAGCATGGATACCCTCCAGGACATAAACTCTACAACAAGAGCGCTCAGATTCATCAAACATCTATTCAAGAAGACAATGGAAATACTAAAGAAAACAATTCGGACAATACTGAATCCATTCGTCTTACATCACAACAGTTTCAAATACTGGCTAATCTCTTCAAAAATCACAATCTGAACGACTCTTCTACTTCAGCCCAAGTTCATCACATTGGCTCTGTTTCTGCAAATCAAGCTTTTTCAG GACATTCAGACCAAAGAGAAGATTTCTATAGTTAA